The DNA window CACGGAACGGATACCGGCATTTTTCGGCTACGTCGCCGGAGGCCCGGAGGCCGGGTTCTGACCGGCGCCCGGCGCGGATGCCTGCCCCGGACCTTGGAACGGCGGCGCGGATGCCTGGCCTGGACCTTGGAACGGCGGCGCGGGGGCCGGGCCCGGACCTTGGAACGGTGAGGGGGATGCCGGGTCCTGGCCGGCGAAGGGCGGCGGGCCGTAGTTCTGCGCCGGGGGAGCGCCCACCCGCAGATCCTGCACCGGCACGTCCTGCCCGAACGTCGCGGCCAGCGGCACGGTCACCCCCTGCGTCGCCACCTCGGCGCCCTCCCGGACGGCGGCATGCACCGCCTCGCGCATGGCCCGGATCCGCTCGGTGCGCAGCATCTGGTTGATCGAGCCGGTGCGTCCCAGCATCCCGCCGACCAGGTCCTTGAGGTAGTGCCCGATGAGCGTCGCGCCGCGCCGGCTGCGCCACATCGTCCAGCCGAGGTAGAGGCTGCTGCCGTACGGGAAGACGGTCACGTAGACGCGATAGCTCCGGTCGCTGATCAGCAGCCGGTTGTTGACCATCTCGGGGGCCAGGAAGTCGCTGCGGACCCGGACCGCGTGCGCGTTCAGCGGGAAGCCCCGGCGGCGCAGCGTGCCGTAGATCGCCGCGTACGCCGAGTCGGCCGCCTGGTACCGCTCCTCCAGCAGCGTCTTCCACTCGGCGATCGGCTCGTCGACCCGGGACGCGAGCAGCACCAGCCAGAACACCGCGAACGACAGCAGCGAACCGATCGTGAACAGCCCGCCGCCGGGGTTGTTGCCGGAGAAGATCGACGGCTCCGAGCCGAGCGTGACGAGCACGCCGAGGAAGGCGAAGACCGCCCAGACGAGGAACGCCGACACGGCCGCGCCCAGCCAGAGCCGCACGATGGTCCAGGTGGACACCGATTCGTCGAAGCCGAGCTCGATGCCGCCGTACCGCAGACCCTGCATCCGGTACGCGACGTCGCCACTCCCCGGACCGACCGGGGACGGCTGCCGCGGTGCCTCACCGGGCATGCTCATGAAGGATTCCTTCCACTCGTGTGCCGTCAGGCCAGGGTGACCTGGATGCCGGTCGCGGACGCCTCGGCGATGCCGGTGACCCGGAAGGCCGCCTCGCCGCTCTCGGTCTGTCGCGTGCCGGAGAAGTCGGTGTACTTCGCGGTCCAGCGGACCTTGCCGGTCCCGTCGTCGGAGATCGTCGCGCCGGCGCCACCGCCCAGCCAGCCGCCCTGCGCCGGCGCCACCGAGATCTTCGGGTACGCGGTGACGCTCCACTGCACGCTGGCGTCCTGCCCCCACACGTTCAGGGCGAACGGGCAGCCCGCGGTCTGCGCCACGGTCGTCGCCGCGCACTTGTCGATCGTCGCGCGCACGGTCGACTCGATCTCCTCCTGCGCGCCGGCGGCGAGGACAGGCGTGCCGAAGTCCAGCGTGGTGGCGTAGATGCCCTGACCCATCCGCGCCGGAACCCCGGTCGCGGTGGCCCCGGAGTAGAGCGCGTTGCCCGCGACCTCGGCGGTGAACCAGCCGGGGAAGGCGGCCGGTTCGGCGAGCGCCGCCTCGGTCAGCTCGACGCCGTTGACGGTGACCGCCCGGCCCTGGACGCCGGTCAGCTGCAGCGCCACGAACGGCGCGAGCACCTGGTAGTCCTCGTCCTCGGCCGGCCGGACGACCAGGATCTGATGGTCGACCTCGGTGTCACCGGCGCGGTAGTGGACATCGACGAGCTGGGCGTCCCGCCCGTACGGGATGTCGGCCTCCCTGCTCTCGCCGACCGTGACGTCCGTCGGGCGCACCGCCGGGTCGCTGAGCGCGGCGTCGCTGATCAGCGGGTACCGGGCGGTGTCGAGCTCGCTGATCCGGTTCACGTGCTGGAGGGCGCGGCCGGCGTCGCCGTCGGCGAGCGCGTCGAAGTAGTCCTCGACCACCGACTGCGGGGTGTCGGCGAGCAACCGGGTCCCGGCGATCACGGCGGTGCCGGCGAGCAGGACCACGAGGGCCGCCCCGATCGCCACGATCAGCGGGCGGCGGGACGGCGGCGGTGGTGCGCCGAACGCGACCTCCGGCATCGGCGCCGGCGGGGTGACCGGGGGCGGCGCGACGACGGCCGGGGCGCCGGCGCCGACCAGCTCGGGCACCACCGGCATCCCGCAGTAGCGGCATGAGCCCTGGTCAGCGGTGACGCTGCCGCCGCAGCGGAAGCACACGCCGGCCGCGGTCGCCTCGGCTGATCCCATAACCGCAGAACCCCTGTCCGATACAGGAAGAATGGACCATGGTCATCTTAGGTGACCGCGGTGACCGATTGGGGGCCTCGGTCAGCGTGGGCCGTAGACCAGCCGTTGGATCGCGGTGACCAGGTCCTCCACGGCGTCGTGCAGCTCGGCGTCGGTGGCGCCGGCCAGCCGGTTGTAGCGCGAGTCGCGCAGCGCCGAGATCATCTCGGCGAGCCGGTCGGCGGCGATGTCGCTGGTCGCGGTGCCGTCCGCCTGGTCGCGGCGGATCTTGGCGGCGGCCCGCTGGTCGTACCGGATCTTGGTCTGGGTGAGCAGCGTGCGCAGCGGCTCGGAGGAGGCGGCGGCGGTCGCCGAGCAGGAGAGCAGCCCGGCGTTCTCCCGCCACAGCGTCGCCGAGGCGAGCAGTTGCTCGCGGAGCAGCTCGGGGGAGGGGCCGGCGCTGTCGAACCACACGTGCGAGGCGGCGAAGTCGTCCGAGACCTGGGTCATCAGCGCGGTCAGGACCGCGGGCTTGGTCGGGAAGTAGAAGTAGAAGCTCGTCCGCGAGATGCCGGCGCCGCAGGCCAGGTCGTCGATGGTGACCGCCTCGTAGGACCGCTCGGCGAACATGCGCTTCGCCACCTGCAGGATCGCGGCCTCGCGCAGGTCGCCCTTGGACGGGCCGACCCGGCGGCGTGACGGTGTTGCCTGACTCATGTCGAGCAGTCTCCCACTGTGATCATCGACGCGCCGACCAAAAAACTCGACGCGGCGTCGAAAAACAAGGTTACTGTACGACCGTGACCCCTCCCGTACGCCCGCGGCTGCTCCTGCTCGCCGCCGCAGCAGCCAGCTTCCTGCTCTCGTTGATCCAGTCCATCCCCGTCCCGGTGCTGCCGCAGATCGCCCAGCAGCTCGGCGCGGACGCCACCACCGTGGGCTGGGTGTCCACCGCGACACTGCTCGCCGCGTCCGCGTGCACCCCGCTGCTCGGCCGTCTCGGCCACGTCGTCGGCATCAAGCCGGTCTTCATCGGGACGCTGATCGTCACCCTCGTGGGCAGCCTGATCGCGGCCACCGTGCAGGACGTGACCTGGCTGATCGTCGCCCGGGTGCTGCAGGGCACCAGCTTCGGCCTGTTCCCGCTCGGCATGAGCCTGCTGCGCCACGAGCTGCCGCCCGCGAAGCTGACCAGCGGGATGGCGACCGTCGCCTCCACGCTCGGCGTCGGCGGTGGCGTCGCGCTCGTCGCCTCCGGCCTGCTCATGCAGGGTGACGGCGACTACCGGCGGATCTTCTGGCTCTGCGTGGCGGTCACCGCCCTCGCGCTGGCGCTCGCGTTCACGCTGCCCCGCCGGGCCGGCGCCGGCGGACGGGTCGACGTGCTCGGCGCGGTCGTGCTCTCGGCCGGACTGGTCAGCCTGCTGCTCCCGATCTCGCAGGGGCACACCTGGGGCTGGACCTCGGCCCGCGTGCTGCTGCTCTTCACCGCCGCCGTGGTCATCCTGGTCGGCTTCTACCTGCTCGAACGCCGGACCGCCGCGCCGCTGGTC is part of the Actinoplanes missouriensis 431 genome and encodes:
- a CDS encoding TetR/AcrR family transcriptional regulator; the protein is MSQATPSRRRVGPSKGDLREAAILQVAKRMFAERSYEAVTIDDLACGAGISRTSFYFYFPTKPAVLTALMTQVSDDFAASHVWFDSAGPSPELLREQLLASATLWRENAGLLSCSATAAASSEPLRTLLTQTKIRYDQRAAAKIRRDQADGTATSDIAADRLAEMISALRDSRYNRLAGATDAELHDAVEDLVTAIQRLVYGPR
- a CDS encoding MFS transporter; its protein translation is MTPPVRPRLLLLAAAAASFLLSLIQSIPVPVLPQIAQQLGADATTVGWVSTATLLAASACTPLLGRLGHVVGIKPVFIGTLIVTLVGSLIAATVQDVTWLIVARVLQGTSFGLFPLGMSLLRHELPPAKLTSGMATVASTLGVGGGVALVASGLLMQGDGDYRRIFWLCVAVTALALALAFTLPRRAGAGGRVDVLGAVVLSAGLVSLLLPISQGHTWGWTSARVLLLFTAAVVILVGFYLLERRTAAPLVSVEMLRHRPILVANLAAMAVGFAMFALQLSTSYFVQSPRAYTGFGFSATVLETSLVFLLPGAAASVVVGPLAGVLMGRIGPRNVLALACGLAAAGMASLTLLHDNRVETITAFVVASCAIAMAYAAMPALLVSHVQPAETGIANSVNSIMRTVGGTIGGALVITILAARTHSYGTLALPTENAFRLSYGIGAVIFAIGGLLVLLFIDRPARARAEEPVVAAPAPAVV
- a CDS encoding adhesin codes for the protein MSMPGEAPRQPSPVGPGSGDVAYRMQGLRYGGIELGFDESVSTWTIVRLWLGAAVSAFLVWAVFAFLGVLVTLGSEPSIFSGNNPGGGLFTIGSLLSFAVFWLVLLASRVDEPIAEWKTLLEERYQAADSAYAAIYGTLRRRGFPLNAHAVRVRSDFLAPEMVNNRLLISDRSYRVYVTVFPYGSSLYLGWTMWRSRRGATLIGHYLKDLVGGMLGRTGSINQMLRTERIRAMREAVHAAVREGAEVATQGVTVPLAATFGQDVPVQDLRVGAPPAQNYGPPPFAGQDPASPSPFQGPGPAPAPPFQGPGQASAPPFQGPGQASAPGAGQNPASGPPAT